Genomic segment of Leptospira perdikensis:
CGTCAGGAATATGAGTGATGTCAAGCATTGTCATGTTCATACAAATTCTTCCTAAAATTTTAGCCCGTTCGCCATGTACCAACATGTATCCATGATTCGAAAGTTTCCGATCAAGCCCCTCATAGTATCCGACGGGAACAACTGCTAATTTCGTATCGTGAGTGGTTTTATAAGTGGATCCATATCCAATAAATGTACCTTGGTTTAGGTTTTGGATGTGTTGGATTTGTGTTTTCCAACTGAGTGCTGGTTTTAACATCCCCACATCTTTTTTCATAAGAGATAAAGAGAGTTTTGTTTCTAAACTCGGCCAAAGTCCGTAGAGAGAAATTCCAACTCGAACCAAATCCATTCTTGCTTCTGAAAATAACATTGCCGAAGCAGACGAAGCACAATGGCAAATCAGGTCAATAAACCCGTGTTTAGCGAAGGTATCAATGGTGTCTTGAAACCTTCCCAATTGTAACATAGAATAACTATGTTCTGTAAAATCTTCTGTGCTCGCAAAGTGGGTGGCAATCCCTGAGAGCGGAAGTTTCTTTTCAAAAATTTCTTTGGCAAGGACTTCTGCATCACTGGTAGGGATCCCAAGTCTCGACATTCCTGTATCCACTTTCAAATGAATTTTGGGAGTAGGGGAAAGTTTGGATAAAATTTCAATTTCTTCAATGCGAGAGACCATCACCCAAAAATTTTCATCGGCTAAAGATTCCTTTCTTTCTTTTAGGTCGGGAATACTTCCCATAATGAGGATGGTGGCTTTGGTAAATACACGGCGAATGGATAGAGCTTCTTCTAAAGAGTTAACACCCAAATAGTCAGCACCGGCATCGAGGGCGATCGAGGCGGTAGCAAGTAACCCATGCCCATAAGCGTTGGATTTGATAATGGCAGTAAACTTGGTTTTTGGTCCGATCAGTTTGCGAAATAGGGCGATATTATGGCTAAACGCCGAACGAGAGAGGTAAATTCGTGAAGAGAGCACGGTCCCATTTTTTTTTACTTTTCTCTTCTGTCGCTTCAGATATTTCTATTTTTGAATGCTTCCTAATCACTCTGAACTTCCGTCCTTCCCACCTTTTGCAAACTGGAAAGGGATCTCCCAGTACTTTCCCGTCCAATCCGATTCCGTTTGGTTGAATTATTGTGGGACTACTCCGGTCTCCACCTACGCTATCGAGATGATGAATCTCTATTTTCAAGAATATTCTAGGTTTGGAATCTTTGCCCCGAGTTTTGCTGAACCGACGATCAAAGCTGCCATCCGAAAATACATCGCAGAAATTTTGCATTGTGATCCATCTGAAATTGGGATTGTACATAACACGAGTGAGGGGATCAATCTTTATTCCCATAGCATTCAGATTCCCAAAGGAAAACGAATTTTAGTTCTGGAAAATGAATATCCGAGTAATGTATATCCTTGGGAACATTGGAAAGAAAAGGGGGTTGGTTTAGAATTTATTCCTGTGGGTAAAACTCCCGACGAGTTTTTAACCAACCTCAAAAATGAATTAGAAAAAGGGGACGTACATATTCTTAGCCTATCGCCTGTTCATTGGTGCACGGGTGTGGCATTTGATATGGATGTTGTTTCCAAACTTTGCGAAACCAATCATACCAAACTTGTGATCGATGGAAGCCAAGCGGTAGGCCATATTGACCTTGATTTTGGAAAAACAAAAGTGGCTTTTTGCGCCTTTGCTGCTTGGAAGTGGTTACTGGGACCTCTCGGGCTTGGAGTTGTATACTTATCCAAAGAAGAATCCAATGGATTCAAACTTATTTTCAAAGGCCAAGCTAGTGTTGTGAACGACTCCAGTTATTTTCCTTACAGAAACGAATGGAAACCAGCAGCCGACCAATTTGAACAAAGTACAATCAACTTCAATGATTGGATTTATTTTTATGCATCATTAAAGATGTTGTCGACTCTTGGGTTTTCTCGGGTGAGGGAAAGGATTTATGAAGTGGCGGGAATGTTTAAAGACGCTCTGCACGACTTAGGTTTTACTTTAGAATCTGATTCTTTTCCCAATGTGAAGACAGGAATTCTTGCCATCAATGGTCATAAAGATCCTTCCAAGTTCCAACCAGAAGCCATCCAGGCCTTTTTAAAACAAAGGAAAATTACTGCAGCCGTACGATTGGGACGACTCCGAATGGCTCCTCATATTGCGATTGAAGAAGAACATGTGGCCCGAGTGAAAGTTGCCTTAGAAGAATACTTAAAACAAAATTAAGTAGGGAGCTAATCCATTATATGGTCACAAAAATTTTGAAGCTGATTGTGAATGCGTTTCCGCTCGTCCTTCTTGTCGTTGCAGGTGTTGGATTTTTATATCCAGAAAAGATCATTTGGTTTAAGGGGCCTTGGATCACTTATAGTCTTGGTGCCATTATGCTTGGGATGGGTTTGACCCTAGAGGCCGAGGATTTCATTCGAATTTTAAAACAACCAAAACCCATTCTCATTGGAACTGTTTTACAATATACCATCATGCCTATCCTTGGATTTTCATTGGGATATCTCTTTCAATTGCCTGAAGCATACGCCGTCGGACTCATCCTTGTCTCTTGTTGTCCTGGTGGTACAGCATCCAATGTCATTACCTTTCTATCAAAGGCGGACGTTCCTTTGAGTGTGACTCTCACATCTGTGTCTACTATCCTTGGAATTCTTATGACACCGTTTCTTGTAGCCCTATTGATTGGCAGTCGATTGGAGATTGATCGTTTGGGTCTTGTGATCACCACCTTCCAGGTAATTTTAGTTCCCGTTGCTCTTGGTCTTTTTTTAAAATCGCTTTTTCCGAAACTTACAAAAGAGATCCAGGAATTCTTTCCTGTTCTCTCCGTTTTGCTCATTGCGATGATTGTGGCTTCGATCATTGCCAGTGGGAAAGGAACCATCCTTAACTCAGACTTTCGTATCTTTTTTGCTGTGATCCTTCTGCATCTAGGTGGGTTTGGTCTTGGTGGAATTTTCAGTTGGTATTTGACAAAGAATACAAAGACCGCAAAAACCATCTCGATTGAAGTGGGGATGCAAAATTCTGGGTTGGGAGCTGTGCTTGCCAAGACCCATTTCCTAGATCCGAGCACCGCAATTCCTAGTGCATTATCGAGTTTGACTCATTCGCTTCTTGGGAGTTTATTTGCTACCTATTTCCGAAGGGAGTCAAAAAATCCCGCTATTGTCGATTGACTATATATGGGGTCGGTACGTCATGGCATAAATTATGAGAGAAATCATAAAACTAACCTGTGTCCCATGTGCGATACCTGGGCGGTCAAATTACTTCCAGACTAAAAATAAGAAGACAAAGTCGGAAAAACTTGTGACTAAAAAATATTGCAAATTTTGCAAATCACATACTGATCACAAGGAATCCAAAGTCTAAGGATTAAGATGCCGAAACCAGCTGCAAAATCTTCATCAGCAGAGAAGGGAGTGGACAAAAAGTTCATCGAAGAGGTGCGTGAGCTCCTCCAAGAGAAAAAAGAGTCCCTTCTCATCAAACTCAACCAATGGGAAGACACAAGTTCTCCTTCTGGATTGAAAGAGATGGGAGATATTGCAGACATTGCATCCGAACTCAATTCAGAAGCCTTAACTTCTGTTTTGACTGAAAATGAAATTGAAACTCTGCGTGAGATCGAACTTGCGTTAGAAAAAATTGAAAACGGAACCTACGGGATCTGCGAAGGAACTAAGAAAAAAATTCCGATCGCAAGACTCAAGGCCATTCCGTGGACAAGATTTACTGTAGAATTTGCAGAACAAATGGCGAAAAGCCGTAACCGTGCCGGTGGATACCGTATGGATTCGTTGTCTGCTTATCCTGCAACGGGAATGGACGTGGATTCTCTGGATTAAGGGAGTCCCCTTTATTCTTTCAAATAATTCCCTTTTTCCTCACTTACGATTTCTCCCGATTCCTTAAAATTTACAATTGATTCACTACGCCAGGCTCTAAACTCTTTCTATCGTGAGTTTTCTAGGCCGACTACGCTCTTTACCTTTTTCTGATCTCGTTTTCTTTTCCTTTTGTACCTTCTCTCTGTGGACCCTCCATCGGTATGTGGAACCGGTTCCCGGCACTCACTTCTTTCCCTCTTTTCTTTTACAATTTTCCTTTGGATTCTTTCCACAGCTTTACCAAAGGAAATGGGGAAGGATATTCACTGCACTTGGAGTGTTTACCTTTCTCAGGCTTCCCTTTTTATCGGGACTGCCGATGGTAGGATCCTATCAGCTTGTTGGTTTGTTTCTTGGTTCTATTCTTGGAATTTGGACGAGAGAAACCATCCTTGTTCTATTGGGAAGGAATGAAACGGCACTTCCCAAACAATCGGAACAAATTCTCACCGATTGGATGATTCGTAATCCCACGGGGAAATCGATCCTTCCCATTTGGTATTCGACTTACTTTGGTTTTGTTTTTTTTCTTTTTGTTTTAACCTTACTTTGTCTTTTACAATACCAAGGTCTTGGGTTGGTCACAGGACTTGGTATTCAGGAATATTTGTATTTTCCTTCTCTTTCTTCAAGAGAAGCTATGGGCCTTTCTTGTAAGATCTTAATTCCTATCTCTTTGGTTGTATTGTATTTGTTTTCTGAAGAAAGGTCTATGCCTACACCGTCTAAGGACAGTTTGTCGGAACAGTTGCGGTTTGGAATCTTCTTAGGGTTTGGCATCAATTTGTTTGTAATGACGATCCAATCCATTTGGAGTTTGGAATTTTTTTCGGAAGGAACTTTGGAAAGTGTGAAGGCAGGCCGAACTACAGGGCTCCTCCAAGATTCAGGTTCCGCCTCTTGGATTTTGCCTGTTCTTTCATCACTTTGGATCACGAAACTCATCACCAACTGGCGTAAGTCCAAAGAAAGATTCAGTCTGATTCTTGCCATTCTCTCTTTTCTTTTTGTGACTTGGCTTGGTTTGAAACAGGGGAAAGCATTTTGGGTGGTATGGACAATTTCCAGTGCCATTGGAATCATCCATCTAACAACCGATTTGTGGATTATCTCTATCACAAAAAAAAGAATCACAAGGGTAGTTTTGTATTTAATCCTACCTATTTTAGGTTTTTGTGCACTCTACGGACTTAGTTTTTTAAAAAAGGATTGGGATCTTGTTGAGTTATCTAAACGTTTTATGGTTGCACTCCCGGTTTGGAAACAAAATCCATATCTTGCTCTTCAAAGAATGGATCTTATGCGAACGGAGTTACTCACCATCTGTCTAGAAGGAATCAAAAATAATCTTTGGCTCGGGAATGGAATTGGATCTTTCCCACTCGCACTTCTTGACCCATTTCGGATTGGAACAAAAACTTCTATGGAGATGATCGACTTTCCACCTAACTTCTATTTGTGGGTGATACATGATTTAGGATTTTTAGGTTTGTTCGTTTTTTTGTTTTTTATCGGAATATTTTTATGGGAGAGAGGGCTTTGGAAACAAAGTTTACTTCTAATTTTGCCCTTTTTATTCGGAGTCCAGATCCAAAATTCTGATGGAGCTTTTCTGTGTTTTTATTTGGTTTTACTTGGAGAAAAAGGATCGGGGTATTCTCCCTCCTTTGACAAACTTAGGAAAACAATTTGGTTTTCCCCTTTACTCCTCATTCTTTCTGTAGGTCTTCCATTAAATTACGCACTGTTTTATTCCCAGAGGTATTGGGATTTGGGCATTGGATCGGAGTATCGTAAGATCCAATTAAAAGAATACCAATCAGCGGCAACTATTCCTCCAAGGTCACCTAATTTTGAATACGAGTTTCATGGAAAAGTATGGGAATGGAAACTTTCAGAGTTTGGGTCGGCAAGGTCTGGGCGAATTTTTTTAGAAACTACTGATAAAAGTCCAGTAGTAGAAGTTTTATTTTTAAATTCTGATCGAACTACCCTCAAACAAGAGTTATTTGCGGAATCAAAATATGGATATGTATGGTCGGGAGAATGCCCAAAGGGAGCCTCTTTTCTTCGGTTAAAGTCTAGATCTAAATTGGAATTTCGATTGCCCAGGTCTCAGTTTGACGGCAGCAACCGAATCCAATTCTAGATTTTTATACTAACCTTCGAATGTATAAATCCTTTGTGATTTTGGCGACGGTTTTTCCGTCTTCACCTACAACTTCGGTTTCATAGGTTCGAATGGTTTTTTTCTCTTTTTTTAAAAGTTCTTTTATATCCTCAAATTCAGAATTCGGGATATGGAAAGTTGCAGTGACCGTACCCTCTCCTGGTTTGACAAAGTCGATTTTTGCACCTTTGTCCCAAACCATATAATCTTTTCCTAAGTTCATCATTAGTAAAAACATAAAAAATGGATCACACATAGAGTAAAGAGAACCTCCAAAGTGAGTGCCCACATAATTCGTGTTTGATAGTATGAGTGGCATAGTAACAACCATTGTGTTTTCATCCACAAGTTTTGGCAGAATGTTGGCACCTTCATAAGGTTTGAACATACGAAAAGCTTGTTCAAATCCGTAAGTTTGTTCCAAAAAATTCCATAAGGGGTTTACTTTGTATTCTAGAAGAATATCTCTGTTTCTCATACGTCCAGATTGGAAAATATAGAATGACTGGTCTACTATTTCTTAAGTTCTTTTTGTTATACTATAAAAATTTATCCGTTGAGTTGTCATATTCGTTACTACATAGTTTGGTGATGGTGGGGTAGTCAATTTTCCCATTGGGTAATAGGGGAAGGGATTGGTTGGTAAGAATCACTTTTGGGATATGACTTTCTGGCATTTCCTTTCGTAATGTAGTAAAAATCTCAGCCGGAGTAAGGTTTGTGGAACTAAAAAGTGCAATAGTATCTCCAATGTCATCCTGAATGCTGACACAAATAAATTTTCCAGGCAATGAGAGCCCGAGAATTTCCGATTCAATTCTGTCTAAAGAAACTCTTTTTCCTTTGTGTTTGATGATTCGATCCTTTCTTCCAAAAAGATACCAACCGCGTTCGGACCAATTTCCTAAATCATTCGTCGCATAATATTCATTATGTGGTATATCGTATTGTGTCCATCCTTTTGTTTCCAATAAGAAGGATTTATGGGATAAAAATGGACTTTTGATCTGGAGTTCAGACTCTTCTGTGCCTTCCGCTGGAACTAATTTTATTTCCAGACCATTGAGGATTTGGAACCGGTTTTGCCGGAGTGGGTCTCGAAAACCCATGGCACCGGTTTCCGTCGAACCGTAGATTTCTAAAACAGAAAGGTCACCTCGGTCTCGGAGAGTTCTTGCGAGAGGTACGGGGAATTTCATTCCAGAAACTACTGCATTTTTTGGTAGTGAGTTCCCGGAATCCAAAGCCGTTTGTAATTGGGGAGAAGAGGTAATCCAAAGTTTGGCTGCAGTCGTCGGTGCCCCTAAGTTTACAGGAACCCCAAGTTGTTTCGGAATCAAATACCCCCATAGGAGTCCATAAAGATGGCAGAGGGGAACAGAAACAAATACGCCTTCCGTATTTTGAAAGAGGGATTTGATTTCGGTTTCTTTTGTCCAGTACTCGATTTCCGTTTCGATTTCTATCCATTCTTTCCAAACCATTTTTGGAATTCCCGTCGAACCAGAAGTGACAAGACAAAAGGAACGAGGTGAATTGAGAACGGGCAGTGGAAACTTGTGGAGATGATTTTCGAGTAAGGTCCCCCGCCATAAAGGATCCACGAGGATAGGATGATTGGTTTCTAAATCGAGTTCAAATTTTCCAGAAAGGAAATACTCTGCATCAGCAAATCGGAGGATAGAAGAGGCCATAAAACAAAAAATCCTCCCCCCAAGGATTGGAGGAAGGATTTCTTTTCAAGCGGTAGGTATCTCTATTAAGCTGCTTGTTGTTTTTCTAAACGTTTTTTCATAAGGAAACCAAGAGCGGCTCCAATTACAATCAAACTTGCCGAAACTTCCAAAGCATTGTTACGAACTGCTTTGATTAAGTAGGCTGAAAAACCATTATCAGCATAAAAATCACTCACTCGAACTACATAGGAAGGACGGTTTGGTGCAGGGATTTGGTCTACATGTAGATACCAATCTTTATGAGCCACACCATTGGAGTGCATCCAAGAGTTGAAGAAGATATAACCCGAGGTAGAAGGTTTACGGATGTCAGCACCTTCTGTAGGGTGATTGAAAATTCCTGGAACAATGATGGCCCAAGGGAAACCAGTTTTGTCTATATAGGAATCTTTACCTTTGCTATCAGTGAAATAACCGGGACGGTAGATTTGTCTAAATACCCCATCTGTTTTTTGGTTGAAAGCAAGGAAGTAATTCAAATGTCCACCTACTAGGTTCTTAGTTGCATTCAAATCTACTGGTTCATCGAAAGTAATGGTTACCTGTGCAGTCACTCCACGAACAAAGTCATTGATTGTGAAAGTTGATCCTGCAGCTGGAGCATTTTTACTTCCGAAAAGTGTTTTATCAGAACTTGGAAGGAGAAGGACTCCTCGTTTGAGTTGTGCTGAATTTAAAGTCCCTCCAGTACAGTCTCCTGTAGCATTCGCAGTGTATTTTGGCGCAGCAGCACAACCACTCCATGGTTTTCCGCTACCATCTAAATAACTCACTTGCACTTTTGCATTAGTTGGAACATTCAATGAAAGTCTTAGTTCATGATTGTATCCTGCACCTTTTGCTACATGGGTGTAAGTTCCACGAATCGTCTTTACTTTGTTTGCTGGTGTTTTGTCCATCTCTGTGCTAAATACGGTGGAATGGTCATTTAAGTCAGCATCTCCCGCAGAAGGATACATGTCTTCGAAAGCAATTGTATATCGACCAGAACGTGCAGTAGTAGCCAGACTAGGATCATCTGGGAATTCATCGTAAACGTTGGCAATTCCATCACAATCAGAATCAACTGCTTGCACACAACCGTTCACTGGTTGGAAATTGGTTGTGTCTACATTGACGACCGGAGCTACAACAACAGTTCCTGCAGAACCACTACCAGTAGATGGTTGTTGAACTGGAGCTGTTCCTGTAAGTTCTACAACTTCACCAGTTGTTGGATTCACACCGATCACACTGATCTCTACTGTAGTTACAGTTGGTGGAACACTAATGGGAATGGTCACGGATCCATTGGAATCAGTGGTTCCAACTCCTACCACATTTGGTTCACCTGTTGTAGTAGTTTCTGTAACCGTCACCGGTGCGTTAGCCACAGGGCCGGATTCGTTCCCGACAACCACTGTCACCGGAACTGTAATATTTGTTTCAAAATTAAAATTACCACCATTGGTTTGGTCTACCACAACTGTTGTGGTTTCATTATGTACGGTAGTAGGTGCTGGAGTGGGAGCCGTTGCTACT
This window contains:
- a CDS encoding bile acid:sodium symporter family protein gives rise to the protein MVTKILKLIVNAFPLVLLVVAGVGFLYPEKIIWFKGPWITYSLGAIMLGMGLTLEAEDFIRILKQPKPILIGTVLQYTIMPILGFSLGYLFQLPEAYAVGLILVSCCPGGTASNVITFLSKADVPLSVTLTSVSTILGILMTPFLVALLIGSRLEIDRLGLVITTFQVILVPVALGLFLKSLFPKLTKEIQEFFPVLSVLLIAMIVASIIASGKGTILNSDFRIFFAVILLHLGGFGLGGIFSWYLTKNTKTAKTISIEVGMQNSGLGAVLAKTHFLDPSTAIPSALSSLTHSLLGSLFATYFRRESKNPAIVD
- a CDS encoding AMP-binding protein; the protein is MASSILRFADAEYFLSGKFELDLETNHPILVDPLWRGTLLENHLHKFPLPVLNSPRSFCLVTSGSTGIPKMVWKEWIEIETEIEYWTKETEIKSLFQNTEGVFVSVPLCHLYGLLWGYLIPKQLGVPVNLGAPTTAAKLWITSSPQLQTALDSGNSLPKNAVVSGMKFPVPLARTLRDRGDLSVLEIYGSTETGAMGFRDPLRQNRFQILNGLEIKLVPAEGTEESELQIKSPFLSHKSFLLETKGWTQYDIPHNEYYATNDLGNWSERGWYLFGRKDRIIKHKGKRVSLDRIESEILGLSLPGKFICVSIQDDIGDTIALFSSTNLTPAEIFTTLRKEMPESHIPKVILTNQSLPLLPNGKIDYPTITKLCSNEYDNSTDKFL
- the alr gene encoding alanine racemase, encoding MLSSRIYLSRSAFSHNIALFRKLIGPKTKFTAIIKSNAYGHGLLATASIALDAGADYLGVNSLEEALSIRRVFTKATILIMGSIPDLKERKESLADENFWVMVSRIEEIEILSKLSPTPKIHLKVDTGMSRLGIPTSDAEVLAKEIFEKKLPLSGIATHFASTEDFTEHSYSMLQLGRFQDTIDTFAKHGFIDLICHCASSASAMLFSEARMDLVRVGISLYGLWPSLETKLSLSLMKKDVGMLKPALSWKTQIQHIQNLNQGTFIGYGSTYKTTHDTKLAVVPVGYYEGLDRKLSNHGYMLVHGERAKILGRICMNMTMLDITHIPDAKLGDDVVILGKSGNEMISADDHAAWTGTINYEVVTKILSSFPRIIED
- the rpmG gene encoding 50S ribosomal protein L33, which produces MREIIKLTCVPCAIPGRSNYFQTKNKKTKSEKLVTKKYCKFCKSHTDHKESKV
- a CDS encoding aminotransferase class V-fold PLP-dependent enzyme encodes the protein MLPNHSELPSFPPFANWKGISQYFPVQSDSVWLNYCGTTPVSTYAIEMMNLYFQEYSRFGIFAPSFAEPTIKAAIRKYIAEILHCDPSEIGIVHNTSEGINLYSHSIQIPKGKRILVLENEYPSNVYPWEHWKEKGVGLEFIPVGKTPDEFLTNLKNELEKGDVHILSLSPVHWCTGVAFDMDVVSKLCETNHTKLVIDGSQAVGHIDLDFGKTKVAFCAFAAWKWLLGPLGLGVVYLSKEESNGFKLIFKGQASVVNDSSYFPYRNEWKPAADQFEQSTINFNDWIYFYASLKMLSTLGFSRVRERIYEVAGMFKDALHDLGFTLESDSFPNVKTGILAINGHKDPSKFQPEAIQAFLKQRKITAAVRLGRLRMAPHIAIEEEHVARVKVALEEYLKQN
- a CDS encoding YiiD C-terminal domain-containing protein, which gives rise to MRNRDILLEYKVNPLWNFLEQTYGFEQAFRMFKPYEGANILPKLVDENTMVVTMPLILSNTNYVGTHFGGSLYSMCDPFFMFLLMMNLGKDYMVWDKGAKIDFVKPGEGTVTATFHIPNSEFEDIKELLKKEKKTIRTYETEVVGEDGKTVAKITKDLYIRRLV
- a CDS encoding TraR/DksA family transcriptional regulator, coding for MPKPAAKSSSAEKGVDKKFIEEVRELLQEKKESLLIKLNQWEDTSSPSGLKEMGDIADIASELNSEALTSVLTENEIETLREIELALEKIENGTYGICEGTKKKIPIARLKAIPWTRFTVEFAEQMAKSRNRAGGYRMDSLSAYPATGMDVDSLD
- a CDS encoding LruC domain-containing protein, which produces MKRWIIFLAIPLLVLDCSNKKKGALLLPFLGLGDGTTQTAPEAANTGDGTFTVVGLETTDPSQITAPTETTTPTDGGSTSGGGQTTTTPTTEPEVAAPTPTTPSNPEPVTTTPAPVATAPTPAPTTVHNETTTVVVDQTNGGNFNFETNITVPVTVVVGNESGPVANAPVTVTETTTTGEPNVVGVGTTDSNGSVTIPISVPPTVTTVEISVIGVNPTTGEVVELTGTAPVQQPSTGSGSAGTVVVAPVVNVDTTNFQPVNGCVQAVDSDCDGIANVYDEFPDDPSLATTARSGRYTIAFEDMYPSAGDADLNDHSTVFSTEMDKTPANKVKTIRGTYTHVAKGAGYNHELRLSLNVPTNAKVQVSYLDGSGKPWSGCAAAPKYTANATGDCTGGTLNSAQLKRGVLLLPSSDKTLFGSKNAPAAGSTFTINDFVRGVTAQVTITFDEPVDLNATKNLVGGHLNYFLAFNQKTDGVFRQIYRPGYFTDSKGKDSYIDKTGFPWAIIVPGIFNHPTEGADIRKPSTSGYIFFNSWMHSNGVAHKDWYLHVDQIPAPNRPSYVVRVSDFYADNGFSAYLIKAVRNNALEVSASLIVIGAALGFLMKKRLEKQQAA